One Pygocentrus nattereri isolate fPygNat1 chromosome 23, fPygNat1.pri, whole genome shotgun sequence genomic window carries:
- the slc25a25b gene encoding calcium-binding mitochondrial carrier protein SCaMC-2-B isoform X1 has protein sequence MHQEGSLVSPLLSGVFCQCRSEEYHGSDPGGGGGGGRSPAATAMHSSVEPSEVSVEPDATVQSCSVCGGPEQEHRLKVLFQILDVNKDGGICVKDLTIGLKKLGVHRTEHELMKIVKAGDKDLDGQLDFEEFVHYLRDHEKKLRLVFKSLDKKNDGCIDSQEIMQSLRDLGVHISEQQAEKILKRIRRGQVWAPIMYMDKNGTMTIDWNEWRDYHLLHPADNIPEIILYWKHSTIFDVGESLMVPDEFTAEEKKTGMWWRHLVAGGGAGAVSRTCTAPLDRLKVLMQVHASRSNTMCIAGGFSQMIREGGVRSLWRGNGINVLKIAPESAIKFMAYEQIKRLIGSNQETLGILERLVAGSLAGAIAQSSIYPMEVLKTRLALGRTGQYFGIVDCAKHIFQKEGLAAFYKGYIPNMLGIIPYAGIDLAVYETLKNSWLQRFATDSADPGVFVLLACGTMSSTCGQLASYPLALVRTRMQAQAASLEGGPQMTMSGLFRHIVRTEGAMGLYRGLAPNFMKVIPAVSISYVVYENLKITLGVQSR, from the exons ATGCACCAGGAAGGCTCGCTGGTTTCGCCTTTGCTGAGCGGAGTTTTCTGTCAGTGTCGTTCGGAAGAGTATCACGGTTCAGACccgggtggtggtggtggaggaggaCGAAGCCCAGCAGCCACGGCAATGCATTCCTCGGTTGAACCCAGCGAAGTGTCGGTGGAGCCGGACGCCACTGTGCAGAGCTGCTCGGTGTGTGGCGGACCAGAGCAGGAGCATCGCCTGAAGGTGCTCTTTCAGATCCTGGATGTGAACAAGGACGGAGGGATCTGTGTAAAAGACCTGACCATCGGGCTAAAAAAACTCGGAGTCCATCGCACCGAACATGAACTTATG AAAATTGTAAAAGCTGGAGATAAGGACCTGGATGGCCAGCTGGACTTTGAGGAGTTTGTGCACTACCTAAGGGACCATGAGAAGAAGCTACGCCTGGTCTTCAAAAGTCTGGACAAAAAGAATGATG GTTGTATCGATTCACAGGAGATCATGCAGTCACTGAGAGACCTGGGGGTGCACATTTCAGAGCAGCAGGCTGAGAAAATTCTCAAGAG AATTAGGAGGGGTCAAGTCTGGGCCCCTATAATGTA CATGGACAAGAACGGCACAATGACAATTGACTGGAATGAATGGCGGGATTACCACCTGCTTCATCCTGCTGACAATATCCCTGAGATCATCCTCTACTGGAAGCATTCGACA ATATTCGATGTGGGGGAGAGTTTGATGGTGCCTGATGAGTTCACAGCAGAGGAAAAGAAGACTGGCATGTGGTGGCGTCACCTAGTGGCAGGAGGTGGAGCAGGCGCAGTGTCGCGCACCTGTACTGCCCCGCTGGATCGGCTCAAAGTTCTCATGCAG GTGCATGCCTCTCGTAGCAACACCATGTGCATCGCAGGTGGCTTCTCTCAAATGATCCGTGAGGGTGGAGTTCGGTCGCTATGGCGAGGGAATGGCATAAACGTTCTGAAGATTGCACCAGAGTCCGCCATCAAGTTCATGGCCTACGAGCAG ATAAAGCGGCTTATAGGCAGCAATCAGGAAACCCTGGGCATACTGGAGAGGCTAGTTGCAGGGTCTCTGGCTGGCGCTATTGCACAGAGCAGCATCTATCCCATGGAG GTTTTGAAGACTCGACTGGCCCTGGGAAGGACGGGTCAATACTTTGGCATTGTGGACTGTGCCAAGCATATATTTCAGAAAGAGGGTTTGGCAGCATTCTACAAGGGCTACATCCCCAACATGCTTGGGATTATCCCTTATGCTGGAATAGACTTGGCAGTGTATGAG ACTCTAAAGAACTCTTGGCTGCAGAGGTTTGCCACAGACAGTGCAGACCCGGGTGTGTTTGTATTGCTAGCCTGTGGCACCATGTCCAGCACTTGTGGTCAATTAGCCAGCTACCCCTTGGCTTTGGTTAGGACACGCATGCAGGCTCAAG cAGCTTCATTGGAGGGAGGACCTCAGATGACCATGAGTGGCTTGTTCAGGCACATTGTGCGGACGGAGGGGGCAATGGGGCTCTACCGAGGCCTGGCCCCCAACTTCATGAAAGTCATTCCTGCAGTCAGTATCAGCTATGTAGTATATGAGAATCTAAAAATCACCCTGGGGGTCCAGTCCCGGTGA
- the slc25a25b gene encoding calcium-binding mitochondrial carrier protein SCaMC-2-B isoform X3, translating into MHQEGSLVSPLLSGVFCQCRSEEYHGSDPGGGGGGGRSPAATAMHSSVEPSEVSVEPDATVQSCSVCGGPEQEHRLKVLFQILDVNKDGGICVKDLTIGLKKLGVHRTEHELMKIVKAGDKDLDGQLDFEEFVHYLRDHEKKLRLVFKSLDKKNDGCIDSQEIMQSLRDLGVHISEQQAEKILKSMDKNGTMTIDWNEWRDYHLLHPADNIPEIILYWKHSTIFDVGESLMVPDEFTAEEKKTGMWWRHLVAGGGAGAVSRTCTAPLDRLKVLMQVHASRSNTMCIAGGFSQMIREGGVRSLWRGNGINVLKIAPESAIKFMAYEQIKRLIGSNQETLGILERLVAGSLAGAIAQSSIYPMEVLKTRLALGRTGQYFGIVDCAKHIFQKEGLAAFYKGYIPNMLGIIPYAGIDLAVYETLKNSWLQRFATDSADPGVFVLLACGTMSSTCGQLASYPLALVRTRMQAQAASLEGGPQMTMSGLFRHIVRTEGAMGLYRGLAPNFMKVIPAVSISYVVYENLKITLGVQSR; encoded by the exons ATGCACCAGGAAGGCTCGCTGGTTTCGCCTTTGCTGAGCGGAGTTTTCTGTCAGTGTCGTTCGGAAGAGTATCACGGTTCAGACccgggtggtggtggtggaggaggaCGAAGCCCAGCAGCCACGGCAATGCATTCCTCGGTTGAACCCAGCGAAGTGTCGGTGGAGCCGGACGCCACTGTGCAGAGCTGCTCGGTGTGTGGCGGACCAGAGCAGGAGCATCGCCTGAAGGTGCTCTTTCAGATCCTGGATGTGAACAAGGACGGAGGGATCTGTGTAAAAGACCTGACCATCGGGCTAAAAAAACTCGGAGTCCATCGCACCGAACATGAACTTATG AAAATTGTAAAAGCTGGAGATAAGGACCTGGATGGCCAGCTGGACTTTGAGGAGTTTGTGCACTACCTAAGGGACCATGAGAAGAAGCTACGCCTGGTCTTCAAAAGTCTGGACAAAAAGAATGATG GTTGTATCGATTCACAGGAGATCATGCAGTCACTGAGAGACCTGGGGGTGCACATTTCAGAGCAGCAGGCTGAGAAAATTCTCAAGAG CATGGACAAGAACGGCACAATGACAATTGACTGGAATGAATGGCGGGATTACCACCTGCTTCATCCTGCTGACAATATCCCTGAGATCATCCTCTACTGGAAGCATTCGACA ATATTCGATGTGGGGGAGAGTTTGATGGTGCCTGATGAGTTCACAGCAGAGGAAAAGAAGACTGGCATGTGGTGGCGTCACCTAGTGGCAGGAGGTGGAGCAGGCGCAGTGTCGCGCACCTGTACTGCCCCGCTGGATCGGCTCAAAGTTCTCATGCAG GTGCATGCCTCTCGTAGCAACACCATGTGCATCGCAGGTGGCTTCTCTCAAATGATCCGTGAGGGTGGAGTTCGGTCGCTATGGCGAGGGAATGGCATAAACGTTCTGAAGATTGCACCAGAGTCCGCCATCAAGTTCATGGCCTACGAGCAG ATAAAGCGGCTTATAGGCAGCAATCAGGAAACCCTGGGCATACTGGAGAGGCTAGTTGCAGGGTCTCTGGCTGGCGCTATTGCACAGAGCAGCATCTATCCCATGGAG GTTTTGAAGACTCGACTGGCCCTGGGAAGGACGGGTCAATACTTTGGCATTGTGGACTGTGCCAAGCATATATTTCAGAAAGAGGGTTTGGCAGCATTCTACAAGGGCTACATCCCCAACATGCTTGGGATTATCCCTTATGCTGGAATAGACTTGGCAGTGTATGAG ACTCTAAAGAACTCTTGGCTGCAGAGGTTTGCCACAGACAGTGCAGACCCGGGTGTGTTTGTATTGCTAGCCTGTGGCACCATGTCCAGCACTTGTGGTCAATTAGCCAGCTACCCCTTGGCTTTGGTTAGGACACGCATGCAGGCTCAAG cAGCTTCATTGGAGGGAGGACCTCAGATGACCATGAGTGGCTTGTTCAGGCACATTGTGCGGACGGAGGGGGCAATGGGGCTCTACCGAGGCCTGGCCCCCAACTTCATGAAAGTCATTCCTGCAGTCAGTATCAGCTATGTAGTATATGAGAATCTAAAAATCACCCTGGGGGTCCAGTCCCGGTGA
- the slc25a25b gene encoding calcium-binding mitochondrial carrier protein SCaMC-2-B isoform X2, which produces MHQEGSLVSPLLSGVFCQCRSEEYHGSDPGGGGGGGRSPAATAMHSSVEPSEVSVEPDATVQSCSVCGGPEQEHRLKVLFQILDVNKDGGICVKDLTIGLKKLGVHRTEHELMKIVKAGDKDLDGQLDFEEFVHYLRDHEKKLRLVFKSLDKKNDGCIDSQEIMQSLRDLGVHISEQQAEKILKRIRRGQVWAPIMYMDKNGTMTIDWNEWRDYHLLHPADNIPEIILYWKHSTIFDVGESLMVPDEFTAEEKKTGMWWRHLVAGGGAGAVSRTCTAPLDRLKVLMQVHASRSNTMCIAGGFSQMIREGGVRSLWRGNGINVLKIAPESAIKFMAYEQIKRLIGSNQETLGILERLVAGSLAGAIAQSSIYPMEVLKTRLALGRTGQYFGIVDCAKHIFQKEGLAAFYKGYIPNMLGIIPYAGIDLAVYETLKNSWLQRFATDSADPGVFVLLACGTMSSTCGQLASYPLALVRTRMQAQASLEGGPQMTMSGLFRHIVRTEGAMGLYRGLAPNFMKVIPAVSISYVVYENLKITLGVQSR; this is translated from the exons ATGCACCAGGAAGGCTCGCTGGTTTCGCCTTTGCTGAGCGGAGTTTTCTGTCAGTGTCGTTCGGAAGAGTATCACGGTTCAGACccgggtggtggtggtggaggaggaCGAAGCCCAGCAGCCACGGCAATGCATTCCTCGGTTGAACCCAGCGAAGTGTCGGTGGAGCCGGACGCCACTGTGCAGAGCTGCTCGGTGTGTGGCGGACCAGAGCAGGAGCATCGCCTGAAGGTGCTCTTTCAGATCCTGGATGTGAACAAGGACGGAGGGATCTGTGTAAAAGACCTGACCATCGGGCTAAAAAAACTCGGAGTCCATCGCACCGAACATGAACTTATG AAAATTGTAAAAGCTGGAGATAAGGACCTGGATGGCCAGCTGGACTTTGAGGAGTTTGTGCACTACCTAAGGGACCATGAGAAGAAGCTACGCCTGGTCTTCAAAAGTCTGGACAAAAAGAATGATG GTTGTATCGATTCACAGGAGATCATGCAGTCACTGAGAGACCTGGGGGTGCACATTTCAGAGCAGCAGGCTGAGAAAATTCTCAAGAG AATTAGGAGGGGTCAAGTCTGGGCCCCTATAATGTA CATGGACAAGAACGGCACAATGACAATTGACTGGAATGAATGGCGGGATTACCACCTGCTTCATCCTGCTGACAATATCCCTGAGATCATCCTCTACTGGAAGCATTCGACA ATATTCGATGTGGGGGAGAGTTTGATGGTGCCTGATGAGTTCACAGCAGAGGAAAAGAAGACTGGCATGTGGTGGCGTCACCTAGTGGCAGGAGGTGGAGCAGGCGCAGTGTCGCGCACCTGTACTGCCCCGCTGGATCGGCTCAAAGTTCTCATGCAG GTGCATGCCTCTCGTAGCAACACCATGTGCATCGCAGGTGGCTTCTCTCAAATGATCCGTGAGGGTGGAGTTCGGTCGCTATGGCGAGGGAATGGCATAAACGTTCTGAAGATTGCACCAGAGTCCGCCATCAAGTTCATGGCCTACGAGCAG ATAAAGCGGCTTATAGGCAGCAATCAGGAAACCCTGGGCATACTGGAGAGGCTAGTTGCAGGGTCTCTGGCTGGCGCTATTGCACAGAGCAGCATCTATCCCATGGAG GTTTTGAAGACTCGACTGGCCCTGGGAAGGACGGGTCAATACTTTGGCATTGTGGACTGTGCCAAGCATATATTTCAGAAAGAGGGTTTGGCAGCATTCTACAAGGGCTACATCCCCAACATGCTTGGGATTATCCCTTATGCTGGAATAGACTTGGCAGTGTATGAG ACTCTAAAGAACTCTTGGCTGCAGAGGTTTGCCACAGACAGTGCAGACCCGGGTGTGTTTGTATTGCTAGCCTGTGGCACCATGTCCAGCACTTGTGGTCAATTAGCCAGCTACCCCTTGGCTTTGGTTAGGACACGCATGCAGGCTCAAG CTTCATTGGAGGGAGGACCTCAGATGACCATGAGTGGCTTGTTCAGGCACATTGTGCGGACGGAGGGGGCAATGGGGCTCTACCGAGGCCTGGCCCCCAACTTCATGAAAGTCATTCCTGCAGTCAGTATCAGCTATGTAGTATATGAGAATCTAAAAATCACCCTGGGGGTCCAGTCCCGGTGA
- the slc25a25b gene encoding calcium-binding mitochondrial carrier protein SCaMC-2-B isoform X4, translating to MHQEGSLVSPLLSGVFCQCRSEEYHGSDPGGGGGGGRSPAATAMHSSVEPSEVSVEPDATVQSCSVCGGPEQEHRLKVLFQILDVNKDGGICVKDLTIGLKKLGVHRTEHELMKIVKAGDKDLDGQLDFEEFVHYLRDHEKKLRLVFKSLDKKNDGCIDSQEIMQSLRDLGVHISEQQAEKILKSMDKNGTMTIDWNEWRDYHLLHPADNIPEIILYWKHSTIFDVGESLMVPDEFTAEEKKTGMWWRHLVAGGGAGAVSRTCTAPLDRLKVLMQVHASRSNTMCIAGGFSQMIREGGVRSLWRGNGINVLKIAPESAIKFMAYEQIKRLIGSNQETLGILERLVAGSLAGAIAQSSIYPMEVLKTRLALGRTGQYFGIVDCAKHIFQKEGLAAFYKGYIPNMLGIIPYAGIDLAVYETLKNSWLQRFATDSADPGVFVLLACGTMSSTCGQLASYPLALVRTRMQAQASLEGGPQMTMSGLFRHIVRTEGAMGLYRGLAPNFMKVIPAVSISYVVYENLKITLGVQSR from the exons ATGCACCAGGAAGGCTCGCTGGTTTCGCCTTTGCTGAGCGGAGTTTTCTGTCAGTGTCGTTCGGAAGAGTATCACGGTTCAGACccgggtggtggtggtggaggaggaCGAAGCCCAGCAGCCACGGCAATGCATTCCTCGGTTGAACCCAGCGAAGTGTCGGTGGAGCCGGACGCCACTGTGCAGAGCTGCTCGGTGTGTGGCGGACCAGAGCAGGAGCATCGCCTGAAGGTGCTCTTTCAGATCCTGGATGTGAACAAGGACGGAGGGATCTGTGTAAAAGACCTGACCATCGGGCTAAAAAAACTCGGAGTCCATCGCACCGAACATGAACTTATG AAAATTGTAAAAGCTGGAGATAAGGACCTGGATGGCCAGCTGGACTTTGAGGAGTTTGTGCACTACCTAAGGGACCATGAGAAGAAGCTACGCCTGGTCTTCAAAAGTCTGGACAAAAAGAATGATG GTTGTATCGATTCACAGGAGATCATGCAGTCACTGAGAGACCTGGGGGTGCACATTTCAGAGCAGCAGGCTGAGAAAATTCTCAAGAG CATGGACAAGAACGGCACAATGACAATTGACTGGAATGAATGGCGGGATTACCACCTGCTTCATCCTGCTGACAATATCCCTGAGATCATCCTCTACTGGAAGCATTCGACA ATATTCGATGTGGGGGAGAGTTTGATGGTGCCTGATGAGTTCACAGCAGAGGAAAAGAAGACTGGCATGTGGTGGCGTCACCTAGTGGCAGGAGGTGGAGCAGGCGCAGTGTCGCGCACCTGTACTGCCCCGCTGGATCGGCTCAAAGTTCTCATGCAG GTGCATGCCTCTCGTAGCAACACCATGTGCATCGCAGGTGGCTTCTCTCAAATGATCCGTGAGGGTGGAGTTCGGTCGCTATGGCGAGGGAATGGCATAAACGTTCTGAAGATTGCACCAGAGTCCGCCATCAAGTTCATGGCCTACGAGCAG ATAAAGCGGCTTATAGGCAGCAATCAGGAAACCCTGGGCATACTGGAGAGGCTAGTTGCAGGGTCTCTGGCTGGCGCTATTGCACAGAGCAGCATCTATCCCATGGAG GTTTTGAAGACTCGACTGGCCCTGGGAAGGACGGGTCAATACTTTGGCATTGTGGACTGTGCCAAGCATATATTTCAGAAAGAGGGTTTGGCAGCATTCTACAAGGGCTACATCCCCAACATGCTTGGGATTATCCCTTATGCTGGAATAGACTTGGCAGTGTATGAG ACTCTAAAGAACTCTTGGCTGCAGAGGTTTGCCACAGACAGTGCAGACCCGGGTGTGTTTGTATTGCTAGCCTGTGGCACCATGTCCAGCACTTGTGGTCAATTAGCCAGCTACCCCTTGGCTTTGGTTAGGACACGCATGCAGGCTCAAG CTTCATTGGAGGGAGGACCTCAGATGACCATGAGTGGCTTGTTCAGGCACATTGTGCGGACGGAGGGGGCAATGGGGCTCTACCGAGGCCTGGCCCCCAACTTCATGAAAGTCATTCCTGCAGTCAGTATCAGCTATGTAGTATATGAGAATCTAAAAATCACCCTGGGGGTCCAGTCCCGGTGA
- the slc25a25b gene encoding calcium-binding mitochondrial carrier protein SCaMC-2-B isoform X5 yields MLKDIWLSVSGWFLGFSSCKDVTTGPPTEKNEQVATNPGTVLDLKQHKVQADFDRKNEESGPTPAKKTTVLILVAPTKDLHQKIVKAGDKDLDGQLDFEEFVHYLRDHEKKLRLVFKSLDKKNDGCIDSQEIMQSLRDLGVHISEQQAEKILKRIRRGQVWAPIMYMDKNGTMTIDWNEWRDYHLLHPADNIPEIILYWKHSTIFDVGESLMVPDEFTAEEKKTGMWWRHLVAGGGAGAVSRTCTAPLDRLKVLMQVHASRSNTMCIAGGFSQMIREGGVRSLWRGNGINVLKIAPESAIKFMAYEQIKRLIGSNQETLGILERLVAGSLAGAIAQSSIYPMEVLKTRLALGRTGQYFGIVDCAKHIFQKEGLAAFYKGYIPNMLGIIPYAGIDLAVYETLKNSWLQRFATDSADPGVFVLLACGTMSSTCGQLASYPLALVRTRMQAQAASLEGGPQMTMSGLFRHIVRTEGAMGLYRGLAPNFMKVIPAVSISYVVYENLKITLGVQSR; encoded by the exons ATGCTGAAGGACATTTGGTTGTCTGTATCTGGATGGTTTTTGGGATTTTCTTCATGCAAGGATGTTACCACAGGGCCACCTACTGAGAAGAATGAACAAGTTGCTACAAATCCTGGGACAGTATTGGACCTaaaacagcacaaagttcaGGCAGATTTTGATAGGAAAAATGAGGAGAGTGGTCCAACACCAGCAAAGAAAACCACAGTGCTGATATTGGTGGCACCCACTAAAGACCTTCATCAG AAAATTGTAAAAGCTGGAGATAAGGACCTGGATGGCCAGCTGGACTTTGAGGAGTTTGTGCACTACCTAAGGGACCATGAGAAGAAGCTACGCCTGGTCTTCAAAAGTCTGGACAAAAAGAATGATG GTTGTATCGATTCACAGGAGATCATGCAGTCACTGAGAGACCTGGGGGTGCACATTTCAGAGCAGCAGGCTGAGAAAATTCTCAAGAG AATTAGGAGGGGTCAAGTCTGGGCCCCTATAATGTA CATGGACAAGAACGGCACAATGACAATTGACTGGAATGAATGGCGGGATTACCACCTGCTTCATCCTGCTGACAATATCCCTGAGATCATCCTCTACTGGAAGCATTCGACA ATATTCGATGTGGGGGAGAGTTTGATGGTGCCTGATGAGTTCACAGCAGAGGAAAAGAAGACTGGCATGTGGTGGCGTCACCTAGTGGCAGGAGGTGGAGCAGGCGCAGTGTCGCGCACCTGTACTGCCCCGCTGGATCGGCTCAAAGTTCTCATGCAG GTGCATGCCTCTCGTAGCAACACCATGTGCATCGCAGGTGGCTTCTCTCAAATGATCCGTGAGGGTGGAGTTCGGTCGCTATGGCGAGGGAATGGCATAAACGTTCTGAAGATTGCACCAGAGTCCGCCATCAAGTTCATGGCCTACGAGCAG ATAAAGCGGCTTATAGGCAGCAATCAGGAAACCCTGGGCATACTGGAGAGGCTAGTTGCAGGGTCTCTGGCTGGCGCTATTGCACAGAGCAGCATCTATCCCATGGAG GTTTTGAAGACTCGACTGGCCCTGGGAAGGACGGGTCAATACTTTGGCATTGTGGACTGTGCCAAGCATATATTTCAGAAAGAGGGTTTGGCAGCATTCTACAAGGGCTACATCCCCAACATGCTTGGGATTATCCCTTATGCTGGAATAGACTTGGCAGTGTATGAG ACTCTAAAGAACTCTTGGCTGCAGAGGTTTGCCACAGACAGTGCAGACCCGGGTGTGTTTGTATTGCTAGCCTGTGGCACCATGTCCAGCACTTGTGGTCAATTAGCCAGCTACCCCTTGGCTTTGGTTAGGACACGCATGCAGGCTCAAG cAGCTTCATTGGAGGGAGGACCTCAGATGACCATGAGTGGCTTGTTCAGGCACATTGTGCGGACGGAGGGGGCAATGGGGCTCTACCGAGGCCTGGCCCCCAACTTCATGAAAGTCATTCCTGCAGTCAGTATCAGCTATGTAGTATATGAGAATCTAAAAATCACCCTGGGGGTCCAGTCCCGGTGA
- the slc25a25b gene encoding calcium-binding mitochondrial carrier protein SCaMC-2-B isoform X6, which translates to MLGLCLYMPVPSSSQTEFEYFESNSLPAGLKSLFKLSLFLPSQEFTTYRKWRQKIVKAGDKDLDGQLDFEEFVHYLRDHEKKLRLVFKSLDKKNDGCIDSQEIMQSLRDLGVHISEQQAEKILKRIRRGQVWAPIMYMDKNGTMTIDWNEWRDYHLLHPADNIPEIILYWKHSTIFDVGESLMVPDEFTAEEKKTGMWWRHLVAGGGAGAVSRTCTAPLDRLKVLMQVHASRSNTMCIAGGFSQMIREGGVRSLWRGNGINVLKIAPESAIKFMAYEQIKRLIGSNQETLGILERLVAGSLAGAIAQSSIYPMEVLKTRLALGRTGQYFGIVDCAKHIFQKEGLAAFYKGYIPNMLGIIPYAGIDLAVYETLKNSWLQRFATDSADPGVFVLLACGTMSSTCGQLASYPLALVRTRMQAQAASLEGGPQMTMSGLFRHIVRTEGAMGLYRGLAPNFMKVIPAVSISYVVYENLKITLGVQSR; encoded by the exons ATGCTGGGCCTGTGTCTCTACATGCCTGTCCCCAGTTCGTCTCAGACAGaatttgaatactttgaatcaAACAGTTTGCCGGCAGGACTGAAGTCTCTTTTCAAACTAAGTTTATTTCTTCCATCTCAGGAATTTACTACATACAGAAAATGGCGACAG AAAATTGTAAAAGCTGGAGATAAGGACCTGGATGGCCAGCTGGACTTTGAGGAGTTTGTGCACTACCTAAGGGACCATGAGAAGAAGCTACGCCTGGTCTTCAAAAGTCTGGACAAAAAGAATGATG GTTGTATCGATTCACAGGAGATCATGCAGTCACTGAGAGACCTGGGGGTGCACATTTCAGAGCAGCAGGCTGAGAAAATTCTCAAGAG AATTAGGAGGGGTCAAGTCTGGGCCCCTATAATGTA CATGGACAAGAACGGCACAATGACAATTGACTGGAATGAATGGCGGGATTACCACCTGCTTCATCCTGCTGACAATATCCCTGAGATCATCCTCTACTGGAAGCATTCGACA ATATTCGATGTGGGGGAGAGTTTGATGGTGCCTGATGAGTTCACAGCAGAGGAAAAGAAGACTGGCATGTGGTGGCGTCACCTAGTGGCAGGAGGTGGAGCAGGCGCAGTGTCGCGCACCTGTACTGCCCCGCTGGATCGGCTCAAAGTTCTCATGCAG GTGCATGCCTCTCGTAGCAACACCATGTGCATCGCAGGTGGCTTCTCTCAAATGATCCGTGAGGGTGGAGTTCGGTCGCTATGGCGAGGGAATGGCATAAACGTTCTGAAGATTGCACCAGAGTCCGCCATCAAGTTCATGGCCTACGAGCAG ATAAAGCGGCTTATAGGCAGCAATCAGGAAACCCTGGGCATACTGGAGAGGCTAGTTGCAGGGTCTCTGGCTGGCGCTATTGCACAGAGCAGCATCTATCCCATGGAG GTTTTGAAGACTCGACTGGCCCTGGGAAGGACGGGTCAATACTTTGGCATTGTGGACTGTGCCAAGCATATATTTCAGAAAGAGGGTTTGGCAGCATTCTACAAGGGCTACATCCCCAACATGCTTGGGATTATCCCTTATGCTGGAATAGACTTGGCAGTGTATGAG ACTCTAAAGAACTCTTGGCTGCAGAGGTTTGCCACAGACAGTGCAGACCCGGGTGTGTTTGTATTGCTAGCCTGTGGCACCATGTCCAGCACTTGTGGTCAATTAGCCAGCTACCCCTTGGCTTTGGTTAGGACACGCATGCAGGCTCAAG cAGCTTCATTGGAGGGAGGACCTCAGATGACCATGAGTGGCTTGTTCAGGCACATTGTGCGGACGGAGGGGGCAATGGGGCTCTACCGAGGCCTGGCCCCCAACTTCATGAAAGTCATTCCTGCAGTCAGTATCAGCTATGTAGTATATGAGAATCTAAAAATCACCCTGGGGGTCCAGTCCCGGTGA